The Oleiphilus messinensis DNA segment AATTTCACCCTGACGCACGTCCTTAGTTTTTCATTGTGGAGGGCAACCACAATGCCAGTTCTGGAAACGCAATAAGGATCATCACCATAACCAGGCAGAGTCCAATGTAAGGTAGGCAGCCCTCGTAAATTGTCCAGATGGGAATATCAGGTACAACCTTTCGAAGTACAAATACATTGATGCCGATCGGGGGGGTAATTAATGCCATTTCGATCATAAGTACCAGGAAAATACCAAACCAGACCGGGTCGTACCCCAAGCCAGTCACGATCGGGAAAACCAGGGGCAGGGTAATGATAATCATGCCAAAGGTATCGAGTATTGCACCCAGCAAAAGGTAAAGTAAGACCAGTCCGAGCATAATGGACCAGGGTGGGAACGAAGAATCAGACAATAAAGAGATTGTTTCAGGTGTAATCCCGGTTAAGACCAAAAATCGACTGAACAACACGCCGCCGATAAAAAACAAGAATATATTTGCCGATAGTTGTGTGCTCTGACTCAGGCTGCGCGCCAGAGCCTGCCAGCTCAACTGGCGCTTGAGAATACCAACAATCAAAACGCCCACAACACCAATAGCACCCGCTTCACTTGTCGTTACCCAGCCACCATAGATCCCGCCAACGACTACTGTAAATACAAGTGCTACCGGGAGCAGCCGGTATAGGGAGCGAAGTCGCACGGAGAGCGGTGAAGTCAATCCGGGAGGGCCTTTGCTCAGGTCGAGCTGGCATCGGATTGTGATGTAGGCACAAAAAATCAGGGTGAGCAATAATCCCGGGATTATTCCGGCGATAAACAAGTCTCCGATCGAAGTCTCTGTCCAGGCACCATAGAATACCAGTGGTATGCTGGGGGGGATGAGAATCGCCAGTACACCTGCCGAGGCAATAGATCCTGATGCTATTGCGGAATTGTAGTGGTATTTCTTGAGTTCAGGCATCAGCATATTACCCATGGTGCTGACCGTGACAACACTGGAACCGGTAATTGCACCGAAGCCCGCTGATGTGATGATTGAAGTCGATGCCAGCCCTCCTGGCAGACGGGCGAACCACTTGTAGACACAATCGTAGAGATCTTCTGCGATTCGGGCCTCATGGGCTAACTGCCCCATCAGGACAAACAGAGGCAATGAAACCAGTAGAAAATTGGTGCCAACTTCCCAACTTGCCAGTTGCACTTGAGCCAGGGCTTGTTCTTGTCCGAGCAAGAGCCAATTGCCTGCGATGCCGCTCAGTGCGAGTGCAACCCCGACAGGTACCCGTAGCAGAATGGCACACAACATACCGCCAATAACAACGATTCCGGTTGTCATATCACTCCCGGTTGTTATATCACTCATTGTGTACGCGAACCTTTTCTGTATCGCCGGGCTTGCCGGATTGAGTTGGCTGCTTCGAACAATCTCTAAAAGCGTCAATCAGCCTTAATATTGCTTGTAGTAGAAGCTGCATGCCGCAAATACACGTGAGTGCTGAAAATGGCCAGAGCGGCATATCAATGCTGTTTGCTGTATCCTCGTACTCTCGCATTTCTTCGGTGGCGAGCCAGCCTTGCCAGGCAATAATTATTGCCAGTAGCAGCACTGAGGTCTCGGAGAGCAGGGCGAGAGCGCATTGCATAGCTGTGTTGCTACGTGTGTAAATCAAATCTACTTTGAGTAAGTCCTGGCGATGGTGGCACCAGGGGATCGAAGCAAAAAACAGGCAGAGTAGCAAATATTCACTGACCTCATGACCCCAGCTGATTGCCGTATTCAGCCAGGAGCGTGCAACGACATCTGCAATGATCAGGATGAGCAGTCCGGGAAGGATAAGCCAGCTATTGATGTTGTGCAGAAACTGGCTCGAGTACCGGATGGGAGCAAAATCAGAAATCCAATTAATGACTAATCCTTAAGTGTTTGCATTATGTTGAGGTGATGGGGAATCTGATGGATTGTCCAGCCAGAGCGTTGGCAGTGGACCCGGCTTGGCGATGCCAAATCCTTGAGCGAAATTGACCCCTACATTACGTAGCGCATCCATCGTAGCTTCATCTTCAACAAACTCGGCAATGGTTTGTAGTCCCGCAGCATGACCAATCTGGTTGCAGGCCTCAACAATACCCCGGTCAATGGGATCACTGAGCATGCGTTTTACAAAACTACCATCAATTTTGAGATAATCTACCGGAATTGTTTTCAGGTAGGAGAATGAACTCAGTCCAACGCCGAAATCGTCGAGCGCGAACTTGAATCCTTTTTCCCGGATATCTTCAATGAACTGTACTGCATCGACCAAATTCGCAATCGCTGCAGTTTCAGTTATTTCAAAGCAAATCCGTTCTGGTAATAACCCGGATGCTTCCTGTAACCGTTTGACGTCCTCAAAAAATGAGCCATCGCTGAGGGTCGAACCGGACAAATTTATAAAATAGGTGCCTTGATCTTTGTACCCCAAACCACTGTGTTGCAGAAAGTGAAAGACGTGTTTTACAACCCAGCGGTCGATAATCGGCATTAAATTATAGCGCTCGGCAGCGGGGATGAATGCGCCAGGAGGAACGAGATCCTGATCATCTTTCAGTCGAACCAGAAATTCCCAGTGTGGCCCAAGATCCTGCTGCAAATTGGCCATCGGTTGGTGAAACAGAACAAACTTATCATCTTCTGCGGCTCGTTTGATTTTGGGGGCCCATTGCATTTCCGCACGGCGCTGATGGAACTCGTTATCATTGGGATTGTACCACGTAATATTATTGCGGCCTTTGTCCTTCGAAACATAGCAGGCAATATCTGCGCAACTGAGCAATTCGTGGTGATTTTGCAGCTGGTCTGTAATTTCGGCCATGCCGATACTGATCGTGATATTGAACGGCTTATCTTGCCATACAAAGCGACAGTCCTGGACTTCTGAGCGAATGCGTTCAGCAGTTGTCACGGCCTCTTGTTTGCGGCAATGATTCAGTAAAATTCCGAATTCATCTCCGCCGAGTCGGGCAAGTGTATCCGTTTCCCGTGTGTGCAGTTTAAGCAGTCGGGTAATTTTGACCAGAAGTTCATCACCCGCGACGTGGCCGCAGGTATCATTGACCAGCTTGAACTGATCCAGATCCAGAAACATCAGGATACTGCTTTGTTTTTCCAGTTTTGCCATTTGTACCGCGTGGTCCAGGCAACGCTCGAATTCGGCGCGGTTGACAAGGTCTGTCAAGCTGTCATGGTAGGCCAGATACTGCAGGCTCTCTTCTGCGTCCCGTTTCGCTTTCCGGTCGGCATTCAGCTTGACTTCCCGGTGTATTACCGGAATCAGTCGCGCCAGATTGTCCTTCATGATGTAGTCTTGGGCACCCTGATACATGG contains these protein-coding regions:
- a CDS encoding TRAP transporter large permease, encoding MSDITTGSDMTTGIVVIGGMLCAILLRVPVGVALALSGIAGNWLLLGQEQALAQVQLASWEVGTNFLLVSLPLFVLMGQLAHEARIAEDLYDCVYKWFARLPGGLASTSIITSAGFGAITGSSVVTVSTMGNMLMPELKKYHYNSAIASGSIASAGVLAILIPPSIPLVFYGAWTETSIGDLFIAGIIPGLLLTLIFCAYITIRCQLDLSKGPPGLTSPLSVRLRSLYRLLPVALVFTVVVGGIYGGWVTTSEAGAIGVVGVLIVGILKRQLSWQALARSLSQSTQLSANIFLFFIGGVLFSRFLVLTGITPETISLLSDSSFPPWSIMLGLVLLYLLLGAILDTFGMIIITLPLVFPIVTGLGYDPVWFGIFLVLMIEMALITPPIGINVFVLRKVVPDIPIWTIYEGCLPYIGLCLVMVMILIAFPELALWLPSTMKN
- a CDS encoding TRAP transporter small permease; translation: MNWISDFAPIRYSSQFLHNINSWLILPGLLILIIADVVARSWLNTAISWGHEVSEYLLLCLFFASIPWCHHRQDLLKVDLIYTRSNTAMQCALALLSETSVLLLAIIIAWQGWLATEEMREYEDTANSIDMPLWPFSALTCICGMQLLLQAILRLIDAFRDCSKQPTQSGKPGDTEKVRVHNE
- a CDS encoding two-component system response regulator; translation: MKLRLLIVDDSEDDVFLLVRTLKSGGIELEYRHVETALELMQALKSSSWDMVITDHNMVGFTSKEALQVVRKFSEDLPVIIVSGEIGEDVAVNAMYQGAQDYIMKDNLARLIPVIHREVKLNADRKAKRDAEESLQYLAYHDSLTDLVNRAEFERCLDHAVQMAKLEKQSSILMFLDLDQFKLVNDTCGHVAGDELLVKITRLLKLHTRETDTLARLGGDEFGILLNHCRKQEAVTTAERIRSEVQDCRFVWQDKPFNITISIGMAEITDQLQNHHELLSCADIACYVSKDKGRNNITWYNPNDNEFHQRRAEMQWAPKIKRAAEDDKFVLFHQPMANLQQDLGPHWEFLVRLKDDQDLVPPGAFIPAAERYNLMPIIDRWVVKHVFHFLQHSGLGYKDQGTYFINLSGSTLSDGSFFEDVKRLQEASGLLPERICFEITETAAIANLVDAVQFIEDIREKGFKFALDDFGVGLSSFSYLKTIPVDYLKIDGSFVKRMLSDPIDRGIVEACNQIGHAAGLQTIAEFVEDEATMDALRNVGVNFAQGFGIAKPGPLPTLWLDNPSDSPSPQHNANT